One stretch of Streptomyces sp. NBC_00443 DNA includes these proteins:
- a CDS encoding aminoglycoside phosphotransferase family protein: protein MYAASSSVSAPPRSLRSRPAGSGPYLAPARPAPAPVLGAGRPPRAAGLGTQPLSGRLDLSGPQGAQLRTAIASVHRICPEFAPVQVLRRSGRSVLLVGTTGRSTAVAKCLLDHSPEWSEQIRHEIAAYRSFVRHRPPVRVPRLIAADPDNCTLVIERMPGRVAALQRHPLETPPRADIRAALGAICRLNAWRPPAGTFDAPLDYAAKISRFHGLGLLTDRDLGDLQKLLHGIAASAGRQGMGQFCHGDALLSNILLSPAGPVLVDWEHAGWYLPGYDLAVLWSVLGDAPVARRQISQIAQSAGPASRDAFLVNLMLVLTREIRSYETAVQRSMHDAPTPAAPGVAHPGAAPSGEEQRLLLRRLHDDCQLARRAVRAAVGTR from the coding sequence ATGTACGCAGCATCATCCTCCGTGTCCGCCCCGCCCCGGTCGCTACGTTCCCGCCCGGCGGGCAGCGGCCCCTACCTCGCCCCCGCACGGCCGGCGCCCGCCCCCGTGCTCGGCGCGGGCCGGCCGCCGCGTGCCGCGGGGCTCGGCACCCAACCGCTCAGCGGGAGACTCGACTTGTCCGGCCCTCAGGGCGCCCAGCTGCGCACCGCGATCGCGTCGGTGCACCGGATCTGCCCGGAGTTCGCTCCGGTGCAGGTGCTGCGCCGCAGCGGGCGGTCTGTCCTCCTGGTCGGCACGACCGGGCGCAGCACGGCCGTCGCCAAGTGTTTACTCGACCACTCCCCGGAGTGGTCGGAGCAGATCCGCCACGAAATAGCGGCATACCGCTCGTTCGTCCGGCACCGCCCTCCGGTGCGTGTGCCGAGACTGATCGCAGCGGATCCGGACAACTGCACCCTCGTCATCGAGCGGATGCCGGGCCGGGTGGCGGCACTGCAGCGGCACCCGTTGGAGACGCCGCCGCGTGCGGACATCCGGGCGGCACTCGGCGCGATCTGCCGGCTCAACGCGTGGCGGCCGCCGGCGGGCACGTTCGACGCGCCGCTGGACTACGCGGCCAAGATCTCCCGGTTCCACGGGCTGGGCCTGCTCACCGACCGGGACCTGGGGGATCTGCAGAAACTGCTGCACGGCATCGCGGCGAGCGCGGGCCGGCAGGGCATGGGCCAGTTCTGCCACGGCGACGCACTGCTCTCGAACATCCTGCTCTCACCGGCCGGTCCAGTGCTGGTGGACTGGGAGCACGCGGGCTGGTACCTGCCGGGCTACGACCTGGCGGTGCTGTGGTCGGTGCTCGGGGACGCGCCGGTGGCCCGGCGGCAGATCAGCCAGATCGCCCAGTCGGCTGGCCCGGCGTCACGGGACGCGTTCCTGGTGAACCTGATGCTGGTGCTGACCCGTGAGATCCGTAGCTATGAGACGGCCGTGCAGCGTTCGATGCACGACGCACCGACCCCGGCGGCACCGGGAGTGGCCCACCCGGGTGCTGCGCCGTCCGGCGAGGAACAGCGGTTGCTGCTGAGGCGGCTGCACGACGACTGCCAACTGGCCCGACGGGCCGTGCGCGCGGCGGTCGGCACTCGCTGA
- a CDS encoding DNA-binding protein NsdB: protein MSGEPNTRLSDLFGLAGWSKGELARLVNRQAAAMGHPQLSTDTSRVRRWIDMGEIPRDPVPRVLAALFTERLGRVVTIEDLGLVRHGRAGKRQDGGSVEHPDGVPWAPERTAAVLTEFTGMDLMLNRRGLVGAGAALAAGSALSSAMHDWLHTDPALKADAPQFDDPLHADPAGFDRYEAAPIGSQEIEELERSVEVFRAWDAARGGGLQRKAVVGQLNEVGGMLAYHHPEHLQRRLWGVAANLAVLAGWMSHDVGLEPTAQKYFVIAAHAAREGGDRPRAGEALSRAARQMVHLGRPDDALDLMKLAQSGSGGEVLPRTRAMFHTIEAWAQASMGRGQAMRRTLGQAEDLFVSDKSDVPSPSWMQTFKDEDLYGMQALAYRTLAEFEPGAAAHAQHFAEKALALRVDGRERSKIFDHLSMASACFIADDPEQADRYARLALMSMGSNSSGRTWDRLRQMYRLTAEYSSYPKIHELREEIQLALPKMKKSGGGNSARA from the coding sequence GTGAGCGGAGAACCCAACACCCGCCTATCGGACCTGTTCGGCCTGGCCGGCTGGTCCAAGGGCGAACTCGCAAGGCTGGTCAACCGGCAGGCGGCGGCCATGGGCCACCCCCAGCTGTCGACCGACACCTCGCGGGTGCGGCGGTGGATCGACATGGGAGAGATCCCGCGCGATCCGGTGCCGCGGGTGCTGGCAGCCCTGTTCACCGAGCGTCTCGGCCGTGTCGTGACCATCGAGGACCTCGGTCTGGTCCGGCACGGGCGTGCGGGGAAACGGCAGGACGGCGGGAGCGTCGAGCATCCCGACGGTGTGCCGTGGGCGCCCGAACGGACCGCCGCGGTCCTCACCGAATTCACGGGAATGGACCTCATGCTCAACCGACGCGGCTTGGTGGGCGCGGGTGCCGCGCTCGCCGCGGGATCCGCACTCAGCAGCGCCATGCACGACTGGCTGCACACCGACCCGGCCCTCAAGGCCGACGCTCCCCAGTTCGACGACCCCCTGCACGCCGACCCCGCCGGGTTCGACCGCTACGAGGCCGCCCCCATCGGGTCGCAGGAGATCGAGGAACTGGAGCGCTCGGTCGAGGTGTTCAGGGCCTGGGACGCGGCCCGCGGCGGCGGGCTGCAGCGCAAGGCAGTCGTAGGACAACTCAACGAGGTGGGCGGCATGCTCGCCTACCACCACCCCGAACATCTGCAGCGGCGCCTGTGGGGCGTCGCCGCCAACCTCGCCGTCCTCGCGGGCTGGATGTCGCACGACGTCGGCCTGGAGCCCACGGCCCAGAAGTACTTCGTCATCGCCGCCCACGCGGCCCGGGAGGGCGGCGACCGGCCCCGCGCCGGAGAGGCGCTCTCCCGAGCGGCTCGCCAGATGGTGCACCTCGGCCGGCCCGACGACGCACTCGACCTCATGAAACTCGCCCAGTCCGGCTCCGGTGGCGAGGTACTGCCGCGCACCCGGGCCATGTTCCACACCATCGAGGCCTGGGCACAGGCGTCGATGGGCCGGGGCCAGGCCATGCGCCGCACCCTGGGACAGGCGGAGGACCTCTTCGTCTCCGACAAGAGCGACGTGCCGTCACCGAGCTGGATGCAGACCTTCAAGGACGAGGATCTGTACGGCATGCAGGCCCTGGCCTACCGCACGCTGGCCGAGTTCGAGCCGGGCGCGGCCGCGCACGCCCAGCACTTCGCTGAGAAGGCCCTGGCCCTGCGCGTGGACGGGCGCGAGCGGTCGAAGATCTTCGACCATCTGTCCATGGCGTCCGCCTGCTTCATCGCGGACGACCCCGAACAGGCCGACCGCTACGCACGACTGGCCCTGATGTCGATGGGCTCCAACTCGTCCGGCCGCACCTGGGACCGGCTGCGCCAGATGTACCGACTCACCGCCGAGTACTCCAGCTACCCGAAGATCCACGAACTGCGGGAGGAGATCCAGTTGGCGCTCCCCAAGATGAAGAAGTCCGGCGGCGGCAACAGCGCGCGGGCGTAA
- a CDS encoding PP2C family protein-serine/threonine phosphatase, which translates to MPPHLSADRPAAQPPGRGSVDALITQTRRLKGDVDAVRRDTQSDGSDPQERWQRALCDLALHHLNDLDDHLAQLRDGPAPTSPASEAAPTGLAVPPAPRRGSLLSRVGSAEWNLLTDEASWSGELYEILGRDPAAPPLTLDELPSLVLDEDRSKLTAMVTDCLIDAKPIDGEFRIVRPDGEARTVHMMGEPVLDTDGSTASMWAVLRDVSELRRCRRAVSETRDSLQRDRHHAQTEHRLAVELQEAVLPPWRGSLRLPHQGPRTLDLAARQLPSSTSTLIGGDWYDALELADGDSLLSVGDLTGHGVAAASGMATLLGAVRGMAMAGTQPGQLMSWLNQLLDATVQPALGSAVCCRYRPETRTLVWAQAGHPAPLLFRDGTGRMLNAPDGVLLGATSGAVYAQAEQTLEVGDVLLLHTDGLVPGHSAADSVNSLLGLGPRIGEAGTAQDCVQLVVEEFGESEREDNACVLVARVTS; encoded by the coding sequence ATGCCGCCCCATCTCTCTGCGGACCGCCCCGCCGCTCAGCCGCCCGGACGCGGCTCGGTCGACGCGCTGATAACGCAGACGCGACGGCTCAAGGGCGACGTCGACGCCGTGCGGCGGGACACTCAGAGCGACGGTTCGGACCCGCAGGAGCGGTGGCAGCGGGCACTGTGCGATCTCGCGCTGCATCACCTCAACGACCTCGACGACCACCTGGCCCAGTTGCGGGACGGCCCGGCCCCCACCTCTCCGGCCTCCGAGGCCGCGCCCACCGGCCTGGCCGTGCCGCCGGCTCCCCGGCGCGGCTCACTGCTCAGCCGGGTCGGCAGCGCGGAGTGGAACCTGCTGACGGACGAGGCCAGTTGGTCCGGCGAGCTCTACGAGATCCTGGGGCGCGACCCCGCCGCTCCGCCCCTCACCCTTGACGAGCTGCCGTCCCTGGTGCTCGACGAGGACCGGTCGAAGCTGACGGCGATGGTCACCGACTGCCTCATCGACGCCAAGCCCATCGACGGGGAGTTCCGGATCGTACGGCCGGACGGCGAGGCCCGGACCGTGCACATGATGGGCGAGCCCGTGCTCGACACTGACGGCAGCACCGCCTCGATGTGGGCCGTGCTGCGGGACGTCAGCGAACTGCGCCGCTGCAGGCGTGCGGTGAGTGAGACCCGTGACTCGCTCCAGCGCGACCGGCACCACGCACAGACCGAGCACCGGCTCGCGGTCGAGCTGCAGGAGGCCGTGCTACCGCCGTGGCGTGGCTCCCTGCGGCTCCCGCACCAGGGCCCTCGGACACTGGACCTCGCAGCCCGGCAGCTGCCGTCGTCGACGAGCACACTGATCGGCGGCGACTGGTACGACGCCCTCGAACTGGCCGACGGCGACTCGCTGTTGAGCGTCGGCGACCTCACCGGACACGGCGTCGCCGCGGCCTCCGGCATGGCGACCCTGCTGGGAGCCGTACGCGGCATGGCGATGGCCGGCACCCAGCCGGGCCAACTGATGTCCTGGCTGAACCAATTACTCGACGCCACCGTCCAGCCGGCTCTCGGCAGCGCCGTCTGCTGCCGCTACCGGCCCGAGACCCGCACCCTGGTCTGGGCGCAGGCCGGACACCCCGCCCCGCTGCTGTTCCGCGACGGGACGGGGCGCATGCTGAACGCGCCGGACGGCGTCCTGCTGGGCGCCACCTCGGGTGCCGTCTACGCGCAGGCCGAACAGACCCTCGAGGTGGGCGACGTGCTCCTGCTGCACACCGACGGACTGGTGCCGGGGCACAGCGCAGCGGACTCCGTGAACAGCCTCCTCGGCCTCGGCCCCCGCATCGGCGAGGCAGGCACCGCACAGGACTGCGTACAGCTGGTCGTCGAGGAGTTCGGTGAGAGTGAGCGCGAGGACAATGCCTGTGTGCTCGTGGCCAGGGTGACGTCCTAG
- a CDS encoding SsgA family sporulation/cell division regulator — protein sequence MDIALEQPAHARLITGDERELSVPAKLRYASTDPLAVYIDFPGDVSLDGHGATWTFARSLLEAGLRGPAGDGDVHIWPCGEERTVVELHSPYGMALLQFDTAALNRFLLRTYAVVASGDEDLGAVVERGLSALFGGV from the coding sequence ATGGACATCGCCCTCGAGCAGCCCGCGCACGCCCGACTCATCACCGGCGACGAGCGCGAACTGTCCGTGCCCGCCAAGCTGCGGTACGCCTCCACGGATCCGCTGGCGGTGTACATCGACTTCCCGGGCGATGTCTCCCTCGACGGTCACGGTGCCACCTGGACCTTTGCGCGCAGTCTGCTGGAGGCGGGGCTGCGCGGGCCGGCCGGGGACGGGGACGTGCACATCTGGCCGTGCGGCGAGGAGCGTACGGTCGTGGAGCTGCACTCGCCCTACGGCATGGCCCTGCTCCAGTTCGACACCGCCGCCCTAAACCGCTTCCTGCTGCGGACGTACGCGGTGGTCGCGTCCGGCGACGAGGACCTCGGGGCGGTCGTGGAGCGCGGCCTGAGCGCGCTCTTCGGCGGCGTGTGA
- a CDS encoding baeRF3 domain-containing protein yields the protein MEHALSPTTLSELRRPRPYPAVSVLTPTHPREPYRAQDQVRLRNVVATAKKQLEADPSVTRERRVDVERQLDQALAEIDLTHAEDGLVIFAAPGEHQVWSVARTVPERVVLSDTFLTRNLVSAQAAERPFWVLSVSTDRVTLWHGALDRVTEARSGGFPLTRDIQNFDAERQEQIGDVPSKFRDEDTRHFLKEADSALGAVLQHNPGQLYVTGEPAALSLLDEIGGITKSAVHVPHGGLAHGTREAVWQAVRPVIAAENRRGTDAVARELETALGRKAFAAGVDEVWRSAREGRVRLLAVEENYRVTVRGEDGGHLIPAESGDLDAREDIVDEIVEQCLETGAEVRFVPDGTLSDAQGIAGVLRY from the coding sequence ATGGAGCACGCACTCAGTCCAACGACCCTCTCCGAGCTGCGGCGCCCGCGCCCCTATCCGGCCGTGTCCGTGCTGACGCCCACACACCCCCGCGAGCCCTATCGGGCCCAGGACCAGGTCCGGCTGCGCAATGTCGTCGCCACGGCCAAGAAACAGCTGGAGGCCGACCCTTCGGTCACCCGCGAACGCCGGGTCGATGTCGAACGGCAGCTCGACCAGGCCCTCGCCGAGATCGATCTGACGCACGCCGAGGACGGTCTGGTGATCTTCGCCGCTCCGGGCGAGCACCAGGTGTGGTCGGTCGCCCGCACCGTGCCCGAGCGCGTGGTGCTCTCGGACACCTTCCTGACCCGCAACCTCGTCTCCGCGCAGGCCGCCGAGCGGCCGTTCTGGGTGCTCTCGGTCTCCACGGACCGTGTCACCCTGTGGCACGGCGCCCTGGACCGCGTCACCGAGGCCCGGAGCGGTGGCTTCCCGCTGACCCGGGACATCCAGAACTTCGACGCGGAGCGCCAGGAACAGATCGGCGACGTGCCGAGCAAGTTCCGCGACGAGGACACGCGCCACTTCCTGAAGGAGGCCGACTCCGCGCTGGGCGCGGTCCTGCAACACAACCCGGGGCAGCTCTACGTCACCGGCGAGCCGGCCGCGCTGTCCCTGCTGGACGAGATCGGCGGCATCACCAAGTCCGCCGTGCACGTCCCCCACGGCGGGCTCGCGCACGGCACCCGCGAGGCGGTGTGGCAGGCGGTCCGGCCGGTCATCGCCGCCGAGAACCGCAGGGGGACCGACGCCGTGGCCCGGGAACTCGAAACCGCCCTCGGCCGCAAGGCGTTCGCCGCCGGCGTCGACGAGGTGTGGCGCAGCGCGCGCGAGGGCCGGGTGCGGCTGCTGGCCGTCGAGGAGAACTACCGCGTCACGGTGCGCGGCGAGGACGGCGGCCATCTGATCCCGGCGGAGAGCGGCGATCTCGACGCCCGCGAGGACATCGTGGACGAGATCGTCGAGCAGTGCCTGGAGACCGGCGCCGAGGTCCGCTTCGTGCCGGACGGCACGCTGAGCGACGCCCAGGGCATCGCGGGCGTGCTGCGCTACTGA